The following proteins are encoded in a genomic region of Oncorhynchus kisutch isolate 150728-3 linkage group LG6, Okis_V2, whole genome shotgun sequence:
- the LOC109893029 gene encoding heat shock protein beta-1: protein MTERRIPFSLLRTPSWDPYRDWYQGNRLFDQSFGMPAHAEGLPSFSSTHWPGYMRPALGHDLSSAGFMPSMMPHQQSAMMPLVPMMPQAPMMVQAPMMAQAGAASYSRALSRQLSTGMSEIKQTQEAWKVTLDVNHFSPEELVVKTKDGVVEITGKHEERKDEHGFVSRCFTRKYTLPPMADAEKVTSTLSPEGVLTVETPLNRQAIKAAEISIPVAMGSSKTKPYDMTTRKGSGNGHHHDEHHEEEEEEE, encoded by the exons ATGACAGAGAGACGCATCCCCTTCAGCCTGCTCCGCACCCCTAGCTGGGACCCCTACAGGGACTGGTACCAGGGCAACCGACTCTTCGACCAGTCCTTCGGTATGCCTGCCCACGCAGAGGGGTTACCCTCCTTCTCCAGCACCCACTGGCCCGGATACATGCGCCCCGCCCTCGGCCACGACCTGTCCTCTGCCGGCTTCATGCCCTCTATGATGCCCCACCAGCAGAGTGCAATGATGCCCTTAGTCCCAATGATGCCCCAAGCCCCAATGATGGTCCAGGCCCCTATGATGGCCCAGGCTGGGGCAGCATCGTACTCCCGCGCCCTTTCCCGCCAGCTCAGCACTGGCATGTCTGAGATCAAGCAGACCCAGGAGGCCTGGAAGGTCACTCTGGACGTCAACCACTTCTCCCCTGAAGAGTTGGTGGTCAAGACCAAGGATGGCGTGGTAGAGATCACTG GCAAGCATGAGGAGAGGAAGGACGAGCATGGATTTGTGTCCAGATGCTTCACTAGGAAATACAC ACTGCCCCCTATGGCTGACGCTGAGAAGGTGACGTCCACCTTATCTCCCGAGGGAGTGCTGACCGTGGAGACTCCTCTGAACAGGCAGGCCATCAAGGCTGCAGAGATCTCCATCCCTGTCGCCATGGGCAGCAGCAAGACCAAGCCCTACGACATGACAACGAGGAAGGGAAGTGGCAATGGGCACCATCATGATGAGCAtcatgaagaggaggaagaagaggagtga
- the LOC109893030 gene encoding 14-3-3 protein gamma-1, translating into MVDREQLVQKARLAEQAERYDDMAAAMKSVTELNEALSNEERNLLSVAYKNVVGARRSSWRVISSIEQKTSADGNEKKMEMVRAYREKIEKELETVCRDVLNLLDNFLIKNCNETQHESKVFYLKMKGDYYRYLAEVATGEKRVGVVESSEKSYSEAHEISKEHMQPTHPIRLGLALNYSVFYYEIQNAPEQACHLAKTAFDDAIAELDTLNEDSYKDSTLIMQLLRDNLTLWTSDQQDDEGGETNN; encoded by the exons ATGGTTGATCGCGAGCAACTGGTGCAGAAAGCCAGGCTGGCCGAACAGGCTGAAAGATATGATGATATGGCAGCAGCCATGAAATCG GTGACAGAGTTGAATGAGGCCTTGTCCAATGAGGAGAGGAACCTGCTCTCTGTGGCCTATAAGAATGTGGTAGGGGCGCGGCGCTCGTCCTGGCGCGTCATCTCCAGCATCGAGCAGAAGACCTCGGCGGACGGCAACGAGAAGAAGATGGAGATGGTGCGTGCGTACCGCGAGAAGATCGAGAAGGAGCTGGAGACCGTGTGTCGGGACGTGCTCAACCTCCTGGACAACTTCCTGATCAAGAACTGCAACGAGACGCAGCACGAGAGCAAGGTGTTTTACCTGAAGATGAAGGGCGACTACTACCGCTACCTGGCCGAGGTGGCCACGGGCGAGAAGAGGGTCGGCGTGGTGGAGTCCTCTGAGAAGTCCTACAGCGAGGCCCATGAGATCAGCAAGGAGCACATGCAGCCCACCCACCCTATCCGCCTGGGTCTGGCCCTCAACTACTCCGTGTTCTACTACGAGATCCAAAATGCACCTGAGCAGGCCTGCCACTTGGCCAAGACCGCCTTCGATGACGCCATCGCTGAGCTGGACACCCTGAATGAAGACTCCTACAAAGACTCTACCCTCATCATGCAGCTGCTACGAGACAACTTGACACTCTGGACCAGCGACCAGCAGGATGACGAGGGTGGTGAGACCAACAACTAG